The following are from one region of the Paenibacillus bovis genome:
- a CDS encoding imm11 family protein — translation MCYILLPAEIYPDRYWFKYSFHDSPDHLNFKKGTVQKDWAKSPKFHLQGEVDLGRLLHFDWFMTDGPDLIGPRLASLIRKYAPRDVQLIDAEVTVNGEPLKGFQVPNITSVINCLDMEESVYVPLLPGVHGSPPHFISVAFRPDALQGHGLVRSNEDISLIVASAEFVEACHAESITGIRFQENL, via the coding sequence ATGTGTTATATCCTGCTACCGGCAGAGATTTACCCGGACCGTTATTGGTTCAAGTACAGCTTTCACGATTCACCGGATCATCTGAACTTTAAAAAGGGTACGGTGCAAAAAGATTGGGCCAAATCCCCGAAGTTTCATCTTCAGGGAGAGGTTGATCTTGGCCGTCTGCTCCATTTTGATTGGTTCATGACGGATGGACCGGATCTGATTGGTCCGCGTCTGGCATCTTTGATCCGCAAATACGCTCCCAGGGATGTACAGTTGATTGATGCCGAGGTAACGGTCAATGGCGAACCGCTCAAAGGATTTCAGGTTCCCAACATCACGAGTGTGATCAATTGTCTGGATATGGAAGAATCGGTGTATGTACCGCTGCTTCCGGGCGTACACGGCAGTCCGCCACACTTTATTTCGGTGGCTTTCCGGCCTGACGCACTGCAAGGACACGGTCTGGTTCGCTCTAATGAGGATATCAGCCTGATCGTGGCTTCGGCAGAATTTGTGGAAGCCTGCCATGCCGAGAGTATTACAGGCATTCGTTTTCAAGAGAATCTGTAA
- a CDS encoding glucose-1-phosphate adenylyltransferase: MSKKEVVAMLLAGGQGKRLKDLTRTLAKPAVYFGGTYRIIDFPLSNCANSCIDTVGVLTQYEPTLLHAYIGVGNDWDMDRKNGGVFVLPPHERQEGSSWYQGTADAIYRNLKFVESFDPEHVLILSGDHIYKMDYQKMIDYHKAKNADCTISVVNVTLEEASRFGMLNTHDDLKIYEFDEKPKNPKSTLASMGVYLFKWDVLKSYLIKDEQDPASSYDFGKDLIPLLLGDNKTLYAYPFEGYWRDVGTIESLWEANMDMLSEEPELDLNDPNWRIFTRSPNQPAAYIAPSAVVQDSIVNEGCVVHGEVKHSVLFFNVEVGEGSVITDSVIMPGVKIGKNVRIHKAIVNEDMVLEDGAQIGVERTDEKEIMLVTNES; encoded by the coding sequence ATGAGTAAAAAAGAAGTAGTTGCTATGCTACTTGCCGGCGGACAGGGCAAGAGACTGAAAGATTTGACCAGAACACTGGCAAAGCCAGCCGTCTATTTTGGCGGAACGTATCGGATTATTGACTTCCCGCTCAGTAACTGCGCGAACTCCTGCATTGATACTGTAGGTGTTCTGACACAATATGAGCCGACACTCCTGCATGCGTACATAGGAGTCGGTAACGATTGGGATATGGATCGCAAAAACGGCGGCGTATTCGTATTGCCACCGCATGAACGCCAGGAAGGCAGCAGCTGGTATCAGGGTACGGCAGATGCGATCTACCGCAACCTCAAGTTCGTGGAGAGCTTCGATCCCGAGCATGTGCTGATCCTGTCGGGTGACCATATCTACAAAATGGATTACCAGAAAATGATTGATTACCATAAAGCCAAAAATGCAGACTGCACGATCTCTGTCGTGAATGTCACGCTGGAAGAAGCCAGCCGTTTCGGTATGCTGAATACCCACGATGACCTCAAAATCTATGAATTCGATGAAAAACCAAAGAACCCGAAAAGTACACTGGCCTCTATGGGTGTCTATCTGTTTAAATGGGATGTGCTCAAATCCTATCTGATCAAGGATGAGCAAGATCCCGCTTCCTCTTATGACTTTGGTAAAGACCTGATTCCATTACTGCTTGGCGATAACAAAACCTTATACGCTTATCCATTCGAAGGATACTGGCGCGATGTAGGTACAATCGAGAGCCTGTGGGAAGCGAACATGGACATGCTGTCCGAAGAGCCGGAGCTGGATCTGAATGATCCGAACTGGAGAATCTTCACACGCAGTCCAAATCAGCCTGCAGCGTATATTGCACCTTCGGCGGTTGTACAGGACAGTATTGTCAACGAAGGCTGCGTCGTTCACGGTGAAGTGAAGCACTCCGTTCTCTTCTTCAATGTGGAAGTCGGTGAAGGTAGTGTTATCACGGATTCCGTAATTATGCCTGGCGTCAAGATTGGCAAAAATGTACGTATCCACAAAGCGATTGTCAACGAAGATATGGTGCTGGAAGATGGAGCACAGATCGGCGTGGAACGTACGGATGAAAAGGAAATCATGCTCGTAACCAACGAATCATAA
- a CDS encoding glycogen/starch/alpha-glucan phosphorylase: MFKNKEEFKQIFQNNVVSKLGKPLDEVSNEDVYTILSRMLREFAGREWAATNRELRQDQEKQVYYLSLEFLIGRLLGNNLLNMGMLKTVKEGLEDLGISLGEIEEEEADAGLGNGGLGRLAACFLDSLASLGYAGHGCGIRYQYGLFEQKIVDGNQVELPDDWLQKGFEWEVRRADRKVEVRFGGQVETREEDGELYFSTRDYEAVWAVPYDVPVIGYKGSNPDYHINTLRLWSAEPVREMANRNMASGGNYYNYLNYNRSVESISEFLYPDDSHYEGRLLRLKQQYFLCSAGLQSILRTYDKLNLSYDHLPDQIAIHINDTHPTLVIPELMRILMDEKGYGWDAAWDITCRTVSYTNHTILSEALERWPAQMIRELMPRVYMIIDEINTRFCKMLMDKYPDDPDRVAHMAIVYDDQVKMAHLAIAGSHSINGVAALHTDILKEREMRNFYELYPQRFNNKTNGITHRRWLMHANPELCDLISDSIGSRWITHPQELVGILKYSEDAAFQEKAAAIKQHNKQHLASYIEQKYGTVVNTESIFDVQVKRLHAYKRQFLNILHVMYLYNQLKSMPSHDMVPRTFIFGAKAAPGYYLAKSTIKLINTVANVVNNDPDVKDKLNVFFLENYSVSLAEKIIPAADVSEQISTASKEASGTGNMKLMMNGALTIGTMDGANVEMYEMLGDANMFMFGLTADQVMNYYQHGGYNARDIYNSDPRIKEVVDQLVTPGAFAQNSYEFDSLYRSLLDGNDEYFMLKDFDSYAESHVQIEAAYRNQKDWLKRSIHNIAHSGKFSSDRTIGQYASEIWKIHPVNK; encoded by the coding sequence TTGTTTAAAAATAAAGAAGAATTCAAACAGATCTTTCAGAACAACGTTGTCTCCAAGCTGGGTAAGCCGCTGGATGAAGTATCCAATGAAGATGTCTATACGATTCTGAGCCGGATGCTGCGCGAGTTTGCCGGCCGGGAGTGGGCAGCTACCAATCGTGAGCTGCGTCAGGATCAGGAGAAGCAGGTATATTACCTGTCGCTTGAATTTCTGATTGGTCGTCTACTTGGTAACAACCTGCTGAATATGGGCATGCTGAAGACGGTCAAGGAAGGTCTGGAAGATCTGGGTATATCACTCGGGGAGATAGAAGAGGAAGAAGCAGATGCAGGTCTGGGTAACGGCGGTCTCGGCCGCCTGGCTGCCTGCTTCCTTGATTCCCTGGCTTCGCTCGGTTATGCCGGCCATGGCTGCGGAATACGCTATCAGTATGGACTATTTGAACAGAAAATTGTCGACGGCAATCAGGTAGAACTGCCGGATGATTGGCTTCAAAAAGGATTTGAATGGGAAGTTCGCCGCGCCGATCGCAAAGTAGAAGTTCGCTTTGGCGGTCAGGTGGAGACACGTGAAGAAGATGGCGAACTGTACTTCTCCACTCGCGATTATGAAGCGGTCTGGGCGGTACCGTATGATGTGCCGGTCATTGGCTACAAAGGCAGCAATCCCGACTATCATATCAACACGCTGCGATTGTGGAGTGCAGAGCCGGTACGTGAGATGGCCAATCGTAATATGGCAAGCGGCGGTAACTACTATAATTACCTGAATTATAACCGCTCGGTCGAATCGATCTCTGAATTCCTGTATCCGGATGACAGTCATTACGAAGGTCGTCTGCTTCGTCTAAAGCAGCAGTACTTCCTCTGTTCTGCCGGGCTGCAGAGCATTCTGCGTACGTATGACAAGCTCAACTTGAGCTATGATCATCTGCCGGATCAGATCGCGATCCATATCAATGATACGCACCCGACTCTGGTAATTCCGGAGCTGATGCGTATTCTAATGGATGAAAAGGGTTATGGATGGGATGCGGCCTGGGATATTACCTGCCGTACGGTTTCCTATACGAACCATACGATTCTAAGCGAAGCGCTAGAGAGATGGCCAGCACAGATGATCCGTGAGCTGATGCCGCGTGTGTATATGATTATCGACGAGATCAATACCCGCTTCTGCAAAATGCTGATGGACAAGTATCCGGATGATCCGGACCGTGTGGCGCATATGGCTATCGTTTATGATGATCAGGTCAAAATGGCGCATCTGGCAATTGCCGGTAGCCACAGTATTAACGGTGTAGCAGCACTGCATACAGATATTCTCAAAGAGCGGGAAATGCGCAATTTCTATGAGCTGTATCCACAGCGTTTTAACAATAAAACAAACGGGATTACCCATCGCCGCTGGCTGATGCATGCCAATCCCGAACTGTGCGATCTGATCAGCGATTCGATCGGTAGCCGCTGGATCACGCATCCGCAGGAACTGGTCGGTATTCTCAAGTACAGTGAAGATGCGGCTTTCCAGGAAAAGGCGGCTGCGATCAAGCAGCATAACAAGCAACATCTGGCTTCCTATATCGAGCAGAAGTATGGAACAGTCGTAAATACCGAATCGATCTTCGATGTACAGGTGAAGCGTCTGCATGCGTACAAGCGTCAATTCCTGAATATTTTGCATGTCATGTATCTGTATAATCAGCTCAAATCGATGCCATCCCACGATATGGTGCCACGTACCTTTATATTTGGAGCCAAAGCGGCACCAGGCTATTATCTGGCAAAAAGCACGATCAAGCTGATTAATACGGTAGCCAATGTAGTGAATAATGATCCGGATGTAAAGGATAAGCTGAATGTCTTTTTCCTGGAAAACTATTCAGTGTCCCTGGCAGAGAAAATTATTCCTGCTGCGGATGTCAGTGAACAAATCTCTACAGCGAGCAAGGAAGCTTCCGGTACCGGTAATATGAAGCTGATGATGAACGGAGCACTGACGATCGGTACGATGGACGGCGCAAATGTGGAGATGTACGAGATGCTGGGAGACGCGAATATGTTCATGTTCGGTCTGACGGCAGATCAGGTGATGAACTATTATCAGCATGGAGGCTACAATGCACGGGATATCTACAACAGCGATCCACGAATCAAGGAAGTGGTCGATCAGCTGGTCACTCCGGGCGCTTTTGCCCAGAATTCCTATGAGTTTGATTCCCTGTATCGGTCATTGCTGGATGGCAATGATGAGTACTTTATGCTCAAGGACTTTGATTCCTACGCTGAATCCCATGTACAGATCGAAGCAGCCTATCGCAATCAGAAAGACTGGCTGAAACGATCGATTCATAATATTGCCCATTCCGGCAAATTCTCCAGTGATCGCACGATTGGACAATATGCATCCGAAATCTGGAAAATTCATCCGGTGAACAAGTAA
- the glgD gene encoding glucose-1-phosphate adenylyltransferase subunit GlgD, producing MKGFVGVINLDHELDQLKELTYFRCGAAVPFAGRYRLIDFALSNMMYAGAQDISLFVRRKYRSLMDHLGEGRPWDLDRKRGGLFILPPDWHDPTDTSTGDLQHIHNNMDFFHRSTGDIIIHTGTQHVNKIDYKDVYAYHLEKGADVTVIYKKADELMPEHAACRRVEVDESGFVTDIHQELDHPNIYLEAFIMSKDLYLEQVNYCIAHGKSYFFRDAIQNNPNHLKIAGYEYKGYNAVINSVESYYKNSMDLLCPDNYHQLFRENPVQTKIKYEAPAKYLESAQVHNSLVANGCVIGGEVDNSILFRGVKVEKGAKVVNSIILQKCTIESGAVLENVILDKDVQITHDRTLIGDVKHPYVTAKSTSL from the coding sequence ATGAAAGGATTTGTAGGCGTTATTAATCTCGATCATGAACTGGATCAATTGAAGGAATTAACCTATTTCCGCTGCGGCGCGGCAGTTCCGTTTGCTGGCCGTTATCGTTTGATTGACTTTGCATTGTCCAACATGATGTATGCAGGCGCACAGGACATCTCGCTGTTTGTCCGCCGCAAATACCGTTCTCTGATGGATCATCTGGGGGAAGGCAGACCATGGGATCTGGATCGCAAGCGCGGCGGATTGTTCATCCTGCCTCCGGACTGGCATGATCCGACCGATACATCGACAGGAGATCTGCAGCATATCCATAATAATATGGATTTCTTCCATCGCAGTACCGGCGATATTATTATCCACACCGGTACCCAGCATGTGAACAAAATTGATTACAAGGACGTCTATGCCTATCATCTGGAAAAAGGCGCGGATGTAACGGTTATTTACAAAAAAGCTGACGAGCTGATGCCTGAGCATGCAGCCTGCCGCCGGGTTGAAGTAGATGAAAGTGGATTTGTTACCGATATCCACCAGGAACTGGATCATCCGAATATTTATCTGGAAGCATTTATCATGAGCAAGGATCTGTACCTGGAGCAGGTGAATTACTGCATCGCCCATGGTAAAAGCTATTTCTTCCGTGATGCGATCCAGAACAATCCGAATCATCTGAAAATCGCTGGTTATGAATATAAAGGCTACAATGCGGTCATTAACTCCGTAGAAAGCTATTACAAAAACAGCATGGACCTGCTTTGCCCGGATAATTACCATCAGCTGTTCCGCGAGAATCCGGTTCAGACCAAGATCAAATACGAAGCTCCGGCCAAGTATCTGGAGTCTGCGCAGGTGCATAATTCCCTGGTAGCCAATGGCTGTGTCATTGGCGGCGAAGTGGATAACAGTATTCTGTTCCGCGGTGTCAAAGTCGAGAAGGGTGCCAAAGTGGTTAACTCGATCATTTTGCAGAAATGCACGATTGAGTCGGGAGCCGTACTGGAAAATGTAATTCTCGACAAAGATGTACAGATCACCCACGATCGTACATTGATCGGTGATGTGAAACATCCTTATGTAACTGCCAAAAGTACTTCTCTGTAA
- a CDS encoding glycoside hydrolase family 3 N-terminal domain-containing protein, with product MMNSQKTNIHAELSELVAPYRKQNVTPRSDENIRESVEQLLGKMTLAEKIGQMSQCADSEFAFGGEIEADPTELLVREGRVGSILGAFNSRRTFDLQKLAVEQSRLRIPLMFNADVIHGYQTIFPIPLAWACSWDLEEIKRACMIAAKEATASGITYNHAPMVDISRDARWGRVMEGAGEDPYLGALIARAQVEGFQGDTLFSEETLIACLKHFIGYGASEAGRDYNTVDMSEWTLRNVYLPPFKAGLEAGSASVMNAFNFYNGIPVAGNKFILHDLLREELGFDGMLISDYGAVDEIYIHGAARDRKDAARQSLEATMDIEMVTQLYENYLPQLIEEGKVQEAQIDAAVRRILIYKYKIGIMDDPFRYIRPEKEEEYHFHADHLQASRELARKSIVLLKNENQTLPLQTEAVIAGTQKIAVIGPFADSKDMLGTWQFSRYKEETVTLLEGLTAKGIAEDQLLYAEGSGVNDPIEGGIEQAVRAAEAADIVLLALGEHSEMSGEAASRMDISIPAVQQQLAEAVIAVGKPVVLVLTNGRPLVLDWYEQNVDAIVETWFLGSQAGHAIADVLTGDYNPTGKLTMSFPKHLGQSPIYYNRFNTGRPLTAENQDEKYISKYLDGPNDPLYPFGYGLSYTEFSYSDLQLDRQQMKSGEQITVTVTVTNTGSMAGEEIAQLYIQDLYGTTVRPVKELKGYRKVQLAPQQSIQIEFVITEQDLEYCNARLEWTAEEGEFKVYVGTHSGNTLEQTFELLK from the coding sequence ATGATGAATAGTCAAAAAACAAACATACATGCAGAGCTATCTGAACTGGTTGCTCCATATCGCAAGCAGAATGTAACTCCCCGCAGTGATGAAAATATCCGCGAATCTGTCGAGCAGCTGCTTGGCAAGATGACGTTGGCCGAGAAAATTGGCCAAATGAGTCAATGTGCCGATTCCGAATTTGCTTTTGGTGGAGAGATCGAAGCGGATCCGACCGAACTGCTTGTCCGTGAAGGACGCGTAGGATCTATTCTGGGCGCATTTAACAGCCGCCGTACCTTTGATTTGCAAAAGCTGGCGGTAGAGCAGTCCCGGCTGCGGATTCCACTGATGTTTAATGCTGACGTTATCCATGGTTATCAGACCATATTCCCGATTCCGCTCGCCTGGGCGTGCAGCTGGGATCTGGAGGAGATCAAGCGTGCCTGTATGATCGCAGCCAAAGAAGCAACAGCATCCGGTATTACGTACAATCATGCACCCATGGTAGATATTAGCCGCGATGCCCGCTGGGGCCGTGTGATGGAGGGAGCAGGCGAAGATCCGTATCTGGGTGCGCTGATCGCACGTGCTCAGGTCGAGGGATTCCAGGGAGATACGCTGTTTAGCGAAGAGACACTGATTGCCTGTCTGAAGCATTTTATCGGTTATGGTGCTTCTGAGGCAGGACGTGATTATAATACGGTTGATATGTCGGAATGGACGCTGCGCAATGTGTATCTGCCACCATTCAAGGCAGGTCTGGAAGCAGGCTCCGCTTCGGTTATGAATGCTTTTAACTTTTATAATGGCATTCCTGTTGCGGGTAACAAGTTTATCCTGCATGATCTGCTGCGCGAAGAACTCGGATTCGATGGCATGCTGATCTCGGATTATGGTGCAGTGGATGAGATTTATATTCACGGCGCTGCTCGTGACCGCAAAGATGCGGCTCGCCAGTCTCTGGAAGCCACGATGGATATCGAGATGGTCACACAGCTGTATGAGAACTATCTGCCACAATTAATTGAAGAAGGCAAAGTCCAGGAAGCGCAGATTGATGCAGCGGTACGCCGGATCCTGATTTACAAATACAAAATCGGTATCATGGACGATCCATTCCGTTATATCCGTCCTGAAAAAGAAGAAGAATATCACTTCCATGCCGATCATTTGCAGGCCAGCCGCGAGCTTGCCCGTAAATCAATCGTACTGCTCAAAAACGAAAATCAGACACTGCCTCTTCAGACAGAAGCGGTTATAGCCGGTACACAGAAAATTGCAGTCATTGGTCCTTTTGCCGATAGCAAGGATATGCTAGGTACATGGCAGTTCTCCCGCTACAAAGAAGAAACCGTAACCCTGCTGGAAGGATTAACCGCCAAAGGAATCGCAGAAGATCAACTGCTGTATGCCGAAGGCAGCGGCGTGAATGATCCGATAGAAGGCGGCATTGAACAGGCTGTTCGCGCAGCAGAAGCCGCAGATATCGTACTGCTGGCACTGGGCGAGCATAGCGAAATGTCCGGAGAAGCAGCATCCCGTATGGATATTTCTATTCCTGCCGTTCAACAGCAGTTGGCCGAAGCGGTCATTGCTGTCGGCAAACCGGTCGTACTCGTACTCACCAATGGTCGTCCACTGGTACTCGACTGGTATGAGCAAAATGTGGATGCAATTGTAGAGACATGGTTCCTCGGCTCTCAGGCAGGACATGCGATTGCAGATGTATTGACAGGAGATTACAATCCAACCGGTAAGCTGACGATGAGCTTTCCCAAACATCTCGGTCAGTCTCCCATTTACTATAACCGGTTCAATACAGGCCGTCCATTAACCGCCGAGAATCAGGATGAAAAGTACATCTCCAAATATCTGGATGGTCCCAATGATCCGCTGTATCCATTTGGTTATGGACTGAGCTATACAGAGTTCAGTTATTCCGATCTGCAGCTGGATCGTCAGCAGATGAAGAGTGGAGAGCAGATTACCGTGACTGTTACAGTGACCAATACAGGCAGCATGGCTGGCGAAGAGATCGCCCAGCTGTATATTCAGGATCTGTACGGCACGACAGTACGTCCGGTAAAAGAATTAAAAGGATACCGCAAAGTCCAGCTGGCTCCACAGCAATCCATACAAATCGAGTTTGTGATCACCGAGCAGGATCTGGAATACTGCAATGCCAGACTGGAATGGACAGCCGAAGAAGGCGAGTTTAAAGTATACGTAGGGACACACTCCGGCAATACACTGGAGCAGACTTTCGAACTACTCAAATAA
- a CDS encoding helix-turn-helix domain-containing protein, protein MNTEFLGLLRFMMKMLYVEYHMPMYILDMNGEMIDEYPIQPFNPLYADKLQGLALLTAQIPDDYPAVKATNFLEQYLMIPLHQDGMRQGTLVAGPFFHAIVPEELVKGIIRDYHLTFRQQDNVLEFYRRVPLISKERIYNAAVMIHYMLYQIQLDIAEVIQHTLYIDIVPGELPAVPDEPPSPYDNYEQHSQTSYHQNPEMEKVFLQYIREGRKEDLVKWELGFPTEKLGVLSKKSLLRSEKNLAICSITLATRAAMDGGVNAEIAYTLSDLHIQAIEECQTPAEVKIALQKCHTDFVDRVLECQRQRYSEEINICRNYIFNHLYEPIHLHQLADAAQLNADYLSQVFKRETGVSPVMYIQQARIEEAKRLIGLSVHSLAEIAAMLQFHDQSYFTKIFKKYVGITPKQYRKNPTGGERAALNAHQLA, encoded by the coding sequence ATGAATACCGAGTTTCTCGGTTTGCTTCGTTTTATGATGAAAATGCTGTATGTGGAATACCATATGCCTATGTATATTCTGGATATGAACGGGGAAATGATTGATGAATATCCGATTCAGCCTTTTAACCCCTTGTATGCCGATAAGCTGCAAGGGCTTGCCCTGCTCACAGCCCAAATACCCGACGATTATCCGGCAGTAAAAGCGACCAATTTTCTGGAACAGTATCTGATGATCCCGCTTCACCAGGACGGCATGCGACAGGGCACACTTGTTGCCGGTCCCTTTTTCCATGCGATTGTACCGGAAGAACTGGTAAAAGGTATTATCCGGGATTACCATCTGACTTTTCGCCAGCAGGACAATGTGCTGGAATTTTACCGGCGGGTACCGCTGATTTCCAAGGAACGAATTTATAATGCAGCCGTGATGATTCATTATATGCTGTATCAGATTCAGCTTGATATCGCAGAGGTAATCCAGCATACGCTATATATCGATATTGTACCTGGCGAGCTGCCTGCCGTTCCCGATGAGCCGCCTTCGCCCTATGATAATTATGAACAGCATTCCCAGACGTCTTACCACCAGAATCCGGAAATGGAAAAGGTCTTCCTGCAGTACATCCGCGAGGGACGCAAGGAAGACCTGGTGAAATGGGAACTGGGATTTCCTACCGAAAAACTGGGCGTACTATCCAAAAAAAGTCTGCTGCGCAGTGAGAAAAACTTGGCGATCTGCTCCATTACACTCGCTACCAGGGCTGCAATGGATGGTGGAGTCAATGCCGAGATTGCCTATACCCTGAGCGATCTGCATATTCAGGCGATTGAAGAATGTCAGACTCCTGCCGAAGTAAAAATCGCTCTGCAAAAATGCCATACCGACTTTGTCGATCGTGTACTGGAGTGCCAGCGGCAGCGCTATTCGGAAGAGATTAATATTTGCCGGAATTATATTTTCAATCATCTGTATGAACCGATCCATCTGCATCAGCTGGCAGATGCTGCCCAGCTCAATGCCGACTATCTCTCGCAGGTATTCAAGCGTGAGACCGGCGTATCACCGGTTATGTACATTCAGCAAGCACGCATCGAGGAAGCCAAGCGGCTGATCGGACTGTCCGTTCACTCCCTGGCAGAGATTGCAGCTATGCTGCAGTTTCATGACCAGAGCTATTTTACGAAAATATTCAAAAAATACGTCGGTATCACACCGAAACAGTATCGCAAAAACCCGACAGGTGGTGAACGTGCAGCATTAAATGCACATCAGCTGGCTTGA
- the licT gene encoding BglG family transcription antiterminator LicT codes for MKISQVLNNNVVTVVDPGKQELVVMGRGIGFKKHPDDLVDEAKIEKVFKLESQEVSDKLMTLLSDIPIEYMECSDEIIQYAQTVLGSKLHDSIYISLTDHIHFAIERHRQGLEIKNALLWEIKKLYRKEYFIGTKALQMIEDKLGVSLPEDEGGFIALHFVNSQLNGQMSETVSMTNIVKDVLRIVTRHFVIELDEESLNYFRFLTHLKFFAQRVVSGAASDQGDSPLHDMVKSQYPQAYACALKIQDYTRKIHQRDLSNEELLYLTIHIERVTKKENAEQV; via the coding sequence ATGAAGATATCGCAGGTTCTGAATAACAATGTCGTCACCGTTGTAGATCCTGGCAAACAGGAACTGGTCGTCATGGGCCGGGGGATCGGATTCAAGAAACATCCGGATGACCTTGTCGATGAAGCGAAAATTGAAAAGGTATTCAAGCTGGAGAGCCAGGAAGTGTCGGACAAGTTGATGACCCTGTTATCGGATATTCCGATTGAATACATGGAATGCTCGGATGAGATTATCCAGTATGCGCAGACTGTATTGGGCAGTAAGCTGCATGACAGCATTTATATTTCGCTGACAGACCATATCCATTTTGCTATTGAACGGCATCGGCAGGGACTGGAAATCAAAAATGCTCTACTATGGGAAATCAAAAAGCTGTATCGCAAAGAATACTTTATCGGTACCAAAGCTTTGCAGATGATCGAAGACAAACTGGGCGTATCGCTTCCCGAAGATGAAGGCGGATTCATCGCTTTGCATTTTGTGAATTCCCAGTTGAACGGCCAAATGAGCGAGACGGTAAGCATGACCAATATTGTCAAGGATGTGCTTCGTATTGTCACCCGGCATTTTGTAATCGAGCTGGATGAGGAATCGCTCAACTATTTTCGTTTCCTGACTCATCTCAAATTTTTTGCCCAGCGTGTAGTGAGCGGTGCTGCGAGTGATCAGGGGGATAGCCCACTGCATGATATGGTAAAATCGCAGTATCCTCAGGCATATGCCTGTGCATTGAAAATTCAGGATTACACTCGCAAGATTCATCAGCGGGACCTGTCCAATGAAGAGCTGCTTTATCTGACTATTCATATTGAGAGAGTTACCAAAAAAGAAAATGCAGAGCAGGTATAA
- a CDS encoding NmrA family NAD(P)-binding protein, with translation MNNSRTTILLTGATGDLGERITKALIAQGATVKAIVRPGTSANKLEHLHQLGVMTVPIDYTDSTALRNACEDVSCVVSVLNGLRDVMIGTQTLLLNAAVEAGVPRFIPSDYSMDYRNLPEGSNRNLNLRREFMKQLDKTPIKTTSILNGAFGELLTGMAPIVLFRYKRILYWENADQLMDFTTKDNVAAYTARAALDPDTPRFLQIAGDQVSASQLVTIMNELSGQQYRLLRAGGHKRLERLTALARLFDRKQQDAFPAWQGMQYMNGMFTGAGKLHQIDNDRYPDIQWTSAKQILSNHIRNE, from the coding sequence TTGAATAATTCCCGTACAACCATACTACTGACCGGAGCTACCGGTGATCTCGGTGAACGTATTACCAAAGCCCTTATTGCGCAAGGAGCAACAGTCAAAGCTATTGTCCGTCCCGGTACCTCAGCGAACAAACTGGAACACCTGCACCAGTTGGGAGTCATGACGGTTCCGATCGATTACACGGATAGTACAGCGCTGCGGAATGCATGTGAGGATGTATCCTGTGTCGTCTCGGTTTTGAATGGATTACGTGATGTGATGATAGGCACTCAGACACTGCTGCTGAATGCTGCTGTAGAGGCAGGAGTTCCCCGTTTTATCCCGTCGGATTATTCAATGGATTACCGGAATTTGCCGGAAGGGTCCAATCGTAATCTGAATCTGCGCCGTGAATTTATGAAGCAGCTGGATAAGACACCGATCAAGACGACCTCTATTTTGAACGGAGCATTTGGCGAACTGTTGACCGGTATGGCACCGATTGTGTTATTTCGTTACAAGCGTATATTATACTGGGAAAATGCAGACCAGCTGATGGACTTTACAACCAAGGATAATGTAGCGGCCTATACTGCACGGGCTGCTCTGGATCCGGATACACCACGCTTTTTGCAGATAGCCGGTGATCAGGTGAGTGCCAGCCAGCTGGTAACCATTATGAATGAACTCAGTGGTCAGCAGTATCGTCTGCTGCGCGCAGGCGGACACAAGCGTCTGGAAAGATTGACCGCATTAGCGCGCCTGTTTGATAGAAAGCAACAGGATGCGTTCCCAGCCTGGCAGGGTATGCAGTATATGAACGGCATGTTTACCGGCGCAGGCAAACTTCATCAGATTGACAACGATCGTTATCCAGATATCCAATGGACTTCGGCAAAACAGATTTTATCCAATCATATTCGTAATGAATAG